TCACGGAGCGCCAGCCCCTGCCTGTCCCTGGATTCctcagggagaaaaagaaagcacccATTGTGCGGGGTGAATGCCCCTACATCCTCGACCCAAATGGCGGTGGGGGCACCTCCTGGGCAAGGAGTAGGCTCATCTATCAAACAGGCTGGCCCCTCGCCCCCGGGGAACAAAGGGACCACGAGCAGCTGTTTGTCCCCGCTCACACAACGGTCTTCCAGATCGAAAGCACCAGCTCTAGAAGTGTACCCACGggcgggctgggggcaggggatgggggagggaaggggccgcTCGCACGCTGGGGCGCTCCTGAGAATCACAGGTTCCTCCTCTGCCAGGGGCGCAGGAGGCTAACCCAGGGTCCTCCCGGGGGCCCCCGTCCCCTCACCCGTCACGTAGATGTCGTTTCCCAGAGCCACGATGCTGTAGCCCCCGCCCAGGTGGTCGGGGAACTCCGCCAGGTAGCGCCACTGGCCCGTCTGCGGGTTGTAGCAGTCGACGGTGACCAGCTCGTCGCAGTCCTGGTCGCAGCCGCCCACGAGCACGAGGATCTCGGCGAGGCCGGTGGAGGGGCGCGGGCGCATGCGGGGGCAGGGCCCGCGGTCGTGGCGGTCGTAGCGCGCCGCCTGGAAGTCCCGCGCCTCGCGCAGCAGGCGCAGGCAGGGCGGGCAGCGCGCCACCAGCGGCTCGGCCTCGACGTGCGCCAGCAGGTAAAAGCGGCGCACGAAGGGCAGGCGCACGGCCTCGAGCAGCTGCGGCCAgtgcgcggcgcggcgcggcgggtcGGCGCGCACCCAGCGCAGCGCCAGCTGGTAGGCGGCCTCCTCCTTGGGCACGCACAGCCCGTCGTCGCGCAGGTAGCGCAGCAGGCGCGCCAGCGGCAAGCGCTCCAGCTGCTCGGGGCCCAGCTCGCCCACGTGGCGCAGGATGAAGCGCTGTGCCGCGCTCGCCAGCCCCGCGCAGCTGAAGGCCTCGGCGAAGTCCTGCATGTCCAGGCAGTTGGCCAGGTCGAGCTGCTGCTGCAGGAAGGCGCCGCACGCCTCCTTTACCGCCGGGAACTGCAGCAGGTCGGCGGCCCGCAGCAGAGGCTCGGCGTTGTCGCCGCTCACCGCCACGCGGCCCGTGTAGCTGAAGTCgagcagcagctgcagcatgTCGGGCGGCACGCCGTGCAGGCGCACCCGCTCGGCGCGGCTCTCGCGCAGCTGCCCCGCGAACATGGCGCGGAAGTAGGGGCTGGCGGCCGCCAGCACGGCGCGGTGCGCGGGGAAGtcgcgcccgcccgccgcctccaGCGTCACGTCCAGGAACTTGCGCTCGGCGCGCAGCTGGCTCAGGCCGCGCAGCAGGCTCAGCGCGTGCGCGGGGTCCGAGAAGGGCAGCACGGCCAGGGGCGCCGGCCGCTCCATGGCGCGGTCGCTGCGAGAGCTCGGGGGCGCCGCGGCCGGGGCCAGCGGGAGGAacgccgcgcgccccgcgccgccgctaTAAGTACCGCCCGGCGCGCCGCGGCCTCGGGGcgggcccgggaggggcggggcggcgcggggcccgcCCACTTAACCCCTccgggcccgccgccgccgccgccgccgccccgcgccccaggCTGAGTCACCGCCcagccgccccgcgcccgcgccggcCTGGGGCTGCCGGCGGACCCCCGCCCGAGCCGGGCTCTCCGGGCGACGCGCGTCCTCTCCGTGCAGGGCCGGGGGCCTCCGGGGCCCGCCCGCGACTCCCCGGGCCTGGCTGCGCGGCGGAGGCCGGCGGGGCGAGCTCGGCGCGCGGAGCCCGAGCCACCCCCCCTTCGCGCCAGCCTTCCCCACCGCGTCggcccctgagcccctgggcGGCTCGCTGCAAGGCCCTCTTCTTGATTTGCCCTCAATTCCGCTCGTTCGCAGGGTTGCTAGTGAGCCTTATCGCCGGGCAGATTTCAAAGGATGGGATTTTTACAATTGAGGACCACAGCTTGAAGGAGTATGAGCTTCTTAGGTGACGTCTCTTCTTGGCACATTTATAAGGGACACGGGGCCAGATGCCAGGAATCCGCTCCACTCTGCTCCTGCAGGAGTTTCAGACTTGACTAAACTCAGTCATTAACTTTCGTCAGCGGACCAGGCGCAGGGTTAGTTGCCGATTCATAGAGACTCAGACTCCAGGGCTGCCTGGAGAAGGGGGCAGGCCTGCTCGGCTTTGACCCCCAGGCCTGCTCGACCCCTCTTCCTGGACACCGGCGGCAGAGGGTAGGAGACGGCCTGTCGTTAAGAATTCAGAAGAACGCACTGTGAGGCTGAACCAAAGGCTCAAGGACCAGAAAATCACAAtaatataaacaatgaaaataattccaGGGAAAAGAATAGCTTTTTCTATTCCAGGAGAGGGGACAccaggggccccgggggcggAGCCTTTAGTTCAAGGTCAGACAGGGGACGCCTTAAAACCCAGGGGTGTGGGCGTTCAGAAACGTCACAGTCACTTGTAGGGTGACTGTGAATAAAGGAATCTTCCTTATTTTGGTTCCAGGAGCTAGAATGCCAGCACTTTCAGTGCGATCAtggtttttctttcatggatggTTCGCCCACTTTTAGAATAGACCCTCATTTCAACTGCAGtccttttgtgtcttggaagaAACCTGGGTTCTGGTTATTTAATAACCCCCACCCATGCCCGATGGGCCTCGCAGACATTCCTGGGGAACGCCTCATCCATCGCCCACGTGTGTCCCAGGGCGGGCCAGGAAcagggagggggggtggaggaggaggggttgCTGTCATTCCTTAGTTCCAGCTAAGTTGGTGCAACCTTTGGAGAAGACATCTTGTTTTTATTCTAGCCCTGAAATGTGAACTGCAGGCTTTCCCTTGTCGTCGTGAAGATCTTCTTGCCATGAGAATATATCTGGTCCACATTTCAGCATGGGAAGCACAGGCCTAAGTAAGAAAACATTCAGGTACCCAGGCAGCTGCCTGTTGCCCATAGATGGACTGTTCACACAGCTATTAACGGCAGCAGCAGCATTCCTGGGCCCAGGAGCCGGGCCAATAGCTTCCTTGCACAGGCTTTGTGACAAGAAAGTCTGAGTAGCCAGGAAGTGGGATGTTTGCAAGGAAAAGTATTCCAGTCCTCTGGGTCAGGACACGTCCACCTTGCAGAAGGCAAATCTTTAATAAATCAAAAACGTTTCCATAGTGAAGAACTGGTAGTCCAGTTTTGTGTAATTAGGTAAACAAATCAACCTTACTGGGAAGCCTTGATGAATAATGATGCATATGTTTattgaaatggaaagatattcatgCTCTCCTGTCGAGCAAAAAATCTGATTACCCTTAGAATGACCCAATTTGTTGTGTTCACAGGCCTACAAAACAATTCTGAAGGTAACATATCCTCTAGGTGGTTAGGTCTGTTTTGTTTGTGCTTACCtatattttctgttctgtgtACTAAGGAAACAAtacaagtttaaagaaaaatttaaaattcagtttttgagAAAAAAGGTCTATTACTAATATCTTGGACCTAAAAggggtgcatttttttttttttttttttttttatttatgatagtcacagagagagagagagaggcagagacacaggaggagggagaagcgggctccatgcaccgggagcccgacgtgggattcgatcccgggtctccaggatcgcgccctgggccaaaggcaggcgccaaaccgctgcgccacccagggatcccaaggggtGCATTTGGAGCCATGTATACATATCTAAGTCAACAAAGGAATGTGGtcagaaaataaaggagactCGGGATCCCTgtatggctcagcggttgagcgtctgccttcagctcagggcatgatcctggtcctaggatcaagtcccgcatccggctccctgctgggaacctgcctctccctctatctctgctgctctctgtgtgcctcatgaataaaaagtaaaagcttaaaaaaacataaaggagacCCATCAGCTGTGTTTGGGAATTTGAATAACCTACTAACCCAGGCATGCTATCTAGTTCCTTTTTTTCACTCATTAACCTTAAAAGTTCAAGATGGGAATGTGCAAAATTCATTTACTTGGGTAGGGCCATGTGATCCATACAGTTGGCAAACTCTTCAAATGTTATTCCATACCCTGGCATGGTAGAAACACTAGTGTTTGGTAAGAAAGATGTTAACTCTAATCAAGGACTCATAGTTTTGGGGGAAATGTTTGCATTTCAAGAATAAACTTCTGGGGAGAGgatggctgggggggggggggcgttgcagacaaaaaaaatattaaacttcaaccatagagagtttttaaaaattttacgtCTTCCACAATCATGAAAATGGTCTCTGCCTGAGTAACTTCTTTATGATAGAGGAATTTAACGTGTTTTAACAAATAATGGTAccatttcattttaagaattcaAACTATACAATTTTGATATTTGAATTCTAATTTTAGGCCGACAGGACAAGAGATCACTAAGATCATTTTATAGAAGCCACTGttatccttttttcccctttgagaacATTTAGGAATGTATGCTTTAGCATCTATATCACAAAAAGAGATTGCGCCTTTTTTCCTGTTGTACACCCTgattctcttctgcttctggaCCACCTCAAGTGTGGCTTGGAATGAACTTGCTGTAATGTAAACTTTCCTTTAAGGAACGCTACAGTATTCGCTATTTATTAAGCGcattattatatgtaaatgagaTACTGTAGATCAAAACATTTCAACAGTATCTGGCATAGTGCTAGCtattaatctttatattttactgGTATGGTATGAGCCATAACAGCAAGCTCATTTGATCTTGTACATAAGTTATTTTCCTTGTTATATAAAAAGTTGATAACACAtggtttaaaaattctttattgacTTAAaactattcatatatatatatattcatacagtggTCAAGATACTAAAAGTTGAAAACAAAGCAATTTGggaaaattttgacttttttccccttctcctggAGATGGAAGTGGAAACGTCAGAAAACAGGATGGGAAAGATCCTTATGAATTCCATACTATTAAAGCTGAACAAAAAGCTGAACCACCACATATTTCTGGGAAAAACAAACCTCTGGTTATATTCATA
This window of the Canis lupus dingo isolate Sandy chromosome 5, ASM325472v2, whole genome shotgun sequence genome carries:
- the KLHL21 gene encoding kelch-like protein 21; the protein is MERPAPLAVLPFSDPAHALSLLRGLSQLRAERKFLDVTLEAAGGRDFPAHRAVLAAASPYFRAMFAGQLRESRAERVRLHGVPPDMLQLLLDFSYTGRVAVSGDNAEPLLRAADLLQFPAVKEACGAFLQQQLDLANCLDMQDFAEAFSCAGLASAAQRFILRHVGELGPEQLERLPLARLLRYLRDDGLCVPKEEAAYQLALRWVRADPPRRAAHWPQLLEAVRLPFVRRFYLLAHVEAEPLVARCPPCLRLLREARDFQAARYDRHDRGPCPRMRPRPSTGLAEILVLVGGCDQDCDELVTVDCYNPQTGQWRYLAEFPDHLGGGYSIVALGNDIYVTGGSDGSRLYDCVWRYNSSVNEWTEVAPMLKAREYHSSSVLDGLLYVVAADSTERYDHTTDSWEALQPMTYPMDNCSTTACRGRLYAIGSLAGKETMVMQCYHPDTDLWSLVDCGQLPPWSFAPKTVTLNGLMYFIRDDSAEVDVYNPTKNEWDKIPSMNQVHVGGSLAVLGGKLYVSGGYDNTFELSDVVEAYDPETRAWSVVGRLPEPTFWHGSVSIFRQFMPQMPSGGRGFELDGSSSDMDVARPRLPQNPDELH